One region of Engraulis encrasicolus isolate BLACKSEA-1 unplaced genomic scaffold, IST_EnEncr_1.0 scaffold_69_np1212, whole genome shotgun sequence genomic DNA includes:
- the LOC134444735 gene encoding MHC class I polypeptide-related sequence A-like: MFSVKPRVRLLQKALPDTGGVRVTCLATGFYPRHINLTLLRDGQPVAEQQISGGELLPNGDGSYQMRKSLEVSTEELQHHQYTCTAQHLSLDNKMDIPLGPRLLRLIHMRRAHILPMDKAEGQEPTPPSQDGDQLVTVAGGGGIRAG; this comes from the exons ATGTTCTCAGTCAAGCCCCGAGTCAGGCTTCTGCAAAAGGCCCTCCCAGACACTGGAGGTGTGAGAGTGACGTGCCTGGCTACTGGTTTCTACCCGCGCCACATCAACCTGACCCTGCTGAGAGACGGCCAGCCTGTGGCTGAGCAGCAGATCAGTGGGGGGGAGCTGCTACCTAACGGAGATGGAAGCTACCAGATGAGGAAGAGCCTGGAGGTCAGCACAGAGGAGCTGCAGCACCACCAGTACACCTGCACAGCTCAACACCTCAGCCTGGACAACAAGATGGACATACCACTag GGCCCCGCCTGCTTAGATTGATTCACATGAGgagggcgcatatcctgccgatggataAGGCAGAGGGGCAAGAGCCTACCCCCCCTTCACAGgacggggaccaactggtgacggtggctggaggtggtggcatCCGCGCAGGGTAA
- the LOC134444736 gene encoding alpha-fibrinogenase albofibrase-like, with translation MGRVNIVTILVLMLAGCAMCHYQKRVLGKDCAPDQGQHHVVLTTPGDDKGHCGGSLLSSQWIITAEHCEKRRFKDGTFEIIKDLQVLIGKHPDKTKAIKKDVEARHKFKYTKAQVEHDIMLIKIDNSNTGGAVTVQLPGTTCSAPSIGRRVDIVGWMTADVHPTTKGDSGSSLMYKGKLHGVLIAGPTVRLCSDTEDYMDICHPEYRAWISKITGLK, from the exons ATGGGTCGTGTGAACATCGTTACCATCTTGGTCCTGATGCTGGCAG GTTGTGCCATGTGCCACTACCAGAAGAGAGTACTAGGCAAGGACTGCGCACCTGACCAAGGCCAACACCACGTGGTTCTGACGACCCCTGGGGACGACAAGGGACACTGTGGGGGTTCTCTGCTCAGCTCCCAGTGGATCATCACGGCCGAACATTGTGAAAAAAGAAGGTTTAAAGACGGGACATTTGAGATTATTAA AGACCTGCAGGTCCTCATTGGAAAGCACCCTGACAAAACAAAAGCCATCAAAAAGGATGTCGAAGCAAGACACAAGTTCAAATACACAAAAGCACAAGTCGAGCATGATATTATGCTCATCAAGATTGACAACTCAAACACTGGCGGAGCCGTCACTGTACAATTACCTGGTACCACGTGCAGTGCCCCAAGCATAGGTCGGAGGGTTGACATTGTTGGCTGGATGACTGCAGATGTGCATCCCACAACAAAG GGGGATTCCGGTAGCAGCCTGATGTATAAAGGGAAGCTGCATGGGGTTCTTATAGCAGGGCCGACTGTTCGCCTCTGCAGTGACACTGAAGACTACATGGACATCTGTCACCCTGAGTACAGAGCTTGGATCTCAAAGATCACTGGCCTGAAGTAG